A window of Malania oleifera isolate guangnan ecotype guangnan chromosome 5, ASM2987363v1, whole genome shotgun sequence contains these coding sequences:
- the LOC131155390 gene encoding probable aspartic proteinase GIP2, which translates to MAPPSPTISSLLQSFLFSSLLVHLFIIFPSSAQPSFRPHALLLPISKDASSLQYLARINQRTPLVPLRLVLDLGGEFLWVDCDQNYVSSSYRPARCRSAQCSLARANGCGDCFSAPRPGCNNNTCGLLPGNPFIRTATGGEVAVDVLSLQSTDGSNPGRAVTVPRFIFSCAPTSLLEGLAAGATGMAGLGRTRIALPSQLASAFSFHRKFAVCLSSSRSADGVVFFGDGPYRFLLNVDASTSLTYTPLFINPVSTALAFTAGEPSAEYFIGVKSININDKAININASLLSINGEGVGGTKISTINPYTVMESSIYKAFAEAFIEAAAAWNITRAASVAPFGACFRSENVGATRLGAAVPTIDLVLQGESVKWSIFGANSMVDVRDDVLCLGFVDGGSNPRTSIVIGGYQLEDILLQFDLAASRLGFSSTLLGRRTTCANFNFTSNPS; encoded by the coding sequence ATGGCACCACCAAGTCCCACAATTTCCTCTCTTCTTCAATCTTTTCTCTTCTCCTCCCTACTCGTCCACCTCTTCATCATCTTCCCTTCTTCCGCTCAGCCATCTTTCCGCCCCCACGCCCTCCTCCTCCCCATTTCCAAAGACGCTTCCAGTCTCCAATACTTGGCCCGCATCAACCAACGCACGCCTCTTGTTCCCCTCCGCCTCGTCCTCGACCTCGGCGGCGAGTTCCTCTGGGTCGACTGCGACCAAAATTACGTCTCTTCCTCCTACCGCCCTGCTCGTTGTCGCTCCGCCCAGTGCTCCCTGGCCAGGGCCAACGGCTGCGGCGACTGCTTCTCCGCCCCCCGCCCCGGCTGCAACAACAACACCTGCGGCCTCTTGCCCGGCAACCCTTTTATCCGCACCGCCACCGGTGGCGAAGTCGCCGTAGACGTCCTGTCACTCCAGTCCACCGACGGTTCCAATCCCGGGCGCGCCGTCACGGTGCCTCGGTTCATCTTCTCCTGCGCTCCAACGTCCCTCTTGGAAGGCCTCGCCGCCGGAGCCACCGGCATGGCCGGGCTCGGCCGCACCCGCATTGCACTTCCCTCCCAGCTTGCTTCCGCCTTCAGCTTCCATAGAAAATTCGCGGTTTGTCTCTCGTCTTCGAGATCGGCCGACGGCGTCGTATTCTTCGGCGACGGCCCTTACAGGTTTCTTCTCAACGTCGACGCCTCCACATCGCTCACCTACACACCTCTCTTCATCAACCCGGTAAGCACCGCCCTAGCTTTTACTGCCGGTGAGCCCTCCGCAGAGTACTTCATCGGCGTTAAGTCCATCAATATCAACGACAAGGCGATAAATATAAACGCGTCGCTGCTGTCCATCAACGGCGAAGGCGTTGGGGGAACGAAGATCAGCACCATCAATCCTTACACCGTCATGGAAAGTTCTATTTACAAAGCATTCGCGGAGGCTTTTATCGAGGCGGCGGCGGCCTGGAACATAACAAGAGCTGCATCGGTGGCGCCATTTGGCGCGTGTTTCAGGTCGGAGAATGTAGGGGCGACGCGGCTGGGGGCGGCGGTGCCGACCATCGATCTGGTTTTGCAGGGGGAGAGTGTGAAGTGGAGCATCTTCGGGGCGAACTCGATGGTGGACGTGAGGGATGACGTGCTGTGTCTTGGATTTGTGGATGGAGGGTCGAACCCTAGAACTTCGATCGTGATCGGAGGGTACCAGCTTGAAGACATTCTGCTGCAGTTCGATCTTGCAGCGTCTAGGCTTGGGTTCAGTTCGACTCTGCTTGGCAGACGGACTACATGTGCGAACTTCAACTTCACGTCCAACCCCAGCTAA
- the LOC131155392 gene encoding LOW QUALITY PROTEIN: probable aspartic proteinase GIP1 (The sequence of the model RefSeq protein was modified relative to this genomic sequence to represent the inferred CDS: deleted 2 bases in 1 codon) has product MAMSLPHFFFFFFFFSASSSALPLQTGTALLAPITKDPSTLQYTVPIYLKTPLQPTKLLLDLGASFSWVDCQKSYRSSTYRHVRCNSSLCASLHSLACSNCYDAPVPACGNDTCALFPENSVTREASLANAIIDSLALPFTDGRNPGRLALLSEFLFSCSPTSLLKGLAAGITGLVALGRSNISLPAQVTSAFSSPYVFALCFSGSPSAPGVAFFGTRGPYYFLPETDLSKSLIYTPLLLNPRKHGITYSGHPSDEYYVGVSSVKVNGKAIQLNGSLLTVDQNGFGGTKLSTIAPYTILEASIYRVFTQAFVSEAAALNLTAVTAPVPAPFSVCYPADDVGSTLVGPAVPTVDLVMQSDDVFWRIFGSNSMVRMAGGNRGDVWCLGFVDGGVNARTSIVIGGHQMEDNLLQFDLGLKRLGFSSSVLLKRTMCANFNFTSNNNL; this is encoded by the exons ATGGCAATGTCACTCCcacatttcttcttcttcttcttcttcttctctgccTCCTCTTCTGCGCTTCCTTTGCAAACAGGGACTGCCCTTCTCGCTCCCATCACAAAAGACCCTTCTACGCTTCAGTACACCGTCCCAATTTACCTAAAAACCCCTCTCCAGCCCACCAAATTACTCCTCGACCTGGGCGCCTCCTTCTCCTGGGTCGACTGCCAGAAAAGCTATCGGTCCTCCACCTACCGCCACGTCCGCTGCAACTCCTCCCTCTGCGCCTCCCTCCACTCTCTCGCCTGCTCCAATTGCTACGACGCCCCCGTCCCCGCCTGCGGCAACGACACCTGCGCCCTATTCCCGGAAAATTCCGTCACTCGGGAGGCCTCCCTCGCCAACGCCATCATTGACTCGCTCGCGCTGCCGTTTACCGACGGTCGGAACCCGGGTCGACTCGCCCTCTTGTCCGAGTTCCTCTTCTCCTGTTCTCCTACGTCTCTGCTCAAGGGCCTCGCCGCGGGCATCACAG GCTTGGTGgcgctcggtcgatcgaacatttCACTCCCGGCGCAGGTGACGTCCGCCTTCTCTTCACCATACGTCTTCGCCTTATGCTTTTCCGGCTCACCCTCAGCTCCCGGCGTGGCCTTCTTCGGCACTCGTGGGCCCTACTACTTTTTGCCCGAGACTGACCTCTCCAAATCGCTGATTTATACTCCACTCCTCTTGAACCCC CGGAAGCACGGTATAACCTACTCCGGTCACCCGTCCGACGAGTACTACGTGGGCGTGTCCTCGGTCAAAGTCAACGGAAAGGCCATACAGTTAAATGGCTCGCTCCTGACCGTTGATCAGAACGGGTTCGGTGGGACCAAGCTGAGCACGATTGCTCCGTACACCATTCTGGAGGCTTCCATTTACAGAGTGTTCACCCAGGCCTTCGTTAGCGAAGCGGCGGCGCTGAATCTGACGGCGGTAACGGCCCCGGTTCCGGCGCCGTTCAGCGTTTGCTATCCTGCGGACGATGTCGGGAGCACGTTGGTGGGACCGGCGGTTCCGACCGTGGATCTGGTTATGCAGAGCGACGATGTGTTTTGGAGGATCTTTGGATCAAATTCAATGGTTAGGATGGCAGGGGGGAACCGAGGGGATGTGTGGTGTTTGGGTTTTGTGGACGGTGGGGTGAACGCGAGGACATCCATTGTGATCGGAGGGCATCAGATGGAGGACAATCTTCTGCAGTTCGATTTGGGTTTGAAGAGATTGGGGTTTAGTTCTTCAGTTTTGCTCAAGCGCACCATGTGCGCCAACTTCAACTTTACTTCTAACAATAATTTGTAA